In Fundidesulfovibrio magnetotacticus, the genomic window GTAGAAGGGGACCCAGAAGAAACGCCCCGAACTGCGGAATGTGGCCCCCAGCTTCTCCAGGAGCGCGGGCAGGGGGATGTGCAGCAGTTCCGTGCGGCCCAGGGCCACGCGGTCCGAGAGGGCGAAGAGCGTGAGAAGCGCGCAGAGCGCGGCCAGGGGGACGAGGGGCGGCAGGCCGACCCGGGAGCCGCGCGCCAGGCGCAGCCCCAGGGCCAGGGCCAGGGCGGCCATCCCGCCCAGGCCCAGGTAGTTGAAGCCCTCGAAGTCGCCGTAGCCGTCCGCCAGGCGGGGAAGGTAGGCCGACCAGCGGTCCAGGGGGTTGAAGAGAGCGTTGAGATTCAGCCGGAAGACGCCGAATCCCCCGGCCCCGCTCTCGCCCGCCGCGAAGTAGCCCACCAGGGCCATGAGCGCCGCCGTCAGGCCGAGGGCCGCCGCCAGGGTCCAGGCCAGCCGCCCGGCCCGGGCCTCGCGCCGAAGCGCCCGGCGGGCCAGGTCGGCCAGGAACACGGCGAAGACCATGGCGAAGAGGTAGGCGTGCGTGAGCAGCGCGGCCGCGAGCAGCGCAAGCCAGCGCGCGGGCCGGAAGGCGCGGCCCAGGTGCAGCAGGAGCGCGGCCAGCAGGAGCCACTGCCCGGCCAGGGCCATGTGCCCCTGGAGCCGGAAGAGCAGGGGCGGGGCCAGGGCGAAGAAGCCAGCGCCCAGCACGGCGCAGGGCCTGTCCGCGCCCAGCAGGCGCAGGAGCCTGGCCCCCAGCAGGGCCTGGAGGAGCAGGCAGCCCAGCGTCCAGAGCCCGAAATACTGGAAGTGCCGGGGCAGCCAGCCCGAGACGGCCTTGAAGGCCAGGGCTAGCAGGGGGATGGAGTCGGTGAAGACAACGGTGCTGCCGATCGTAAGGCCCCAGTTGTCGTTGCGGCCCAGGGGCAGTTGCCAGAAGGGCGTTTCGCGGAAGAACTGCCAGCCCAGCCAGTGCTGGGCGAAGTCGCCCTGGAGGAGCCAGCCCGTGCCGGAGGGGTCCAGGATGCGCCAGCCGCCCAGGGCGGCCCAGGCCAGGAGCCCGGCGGCCAGGGCCAGGAGGGTTCCGGCGATGCCCAGGGGGGCGTCCCGGTCCGAGGGGGTGGGAGTGACGGCGTTGGCGTGGGACATGGGGAGCGCATAGCCCCGGCCGGGGCGCGCGTCCAGCGTTCCGGGCGCGCGCCTGGGGGGAGCTGGCCCGGTCAGGCCCGGTCGGGGCCAGCCGGGCAGGCCGGGCCGGATCAGTCCAGGGTCTGGCGGTAGCGCTTCACGGCCACGGTCATCATCACCACCAGGAAGGCGGCCATGGGCCACAGCTCCGGGGCGATGTCCGCCAGGCCCGAGCCCTTGAGCACGATGCCGCGCACGATGCGCAGGTAGTGGGTGAGCGGCAGCACGGAGCCCAGCCACTGCGCCCACTCGGGCATGCCCCGGAAGGGGAACATGAATCCCGAGAGCAGGATGGAGGGCAGGAAGAAGAAGAACGCCATCTGCATGGCCTGGAGCTGGTTCTGGGCCACGGTGGAGAAGGTGATGCCCACGGCCAGGTTGGCCGCGATGAACAGGATGGACACCACCAGCAGCAAGGGCAGGCTGCCCAGCACGGGCACCTGGAAGATCACCCGGGAGGCCAGGATGATCAGGCCCATCTGGATGTAGCCCACCACGATGTAGGGCAGGATCTTGCCCGCCATCACCTCGAAGGGCCGCACGGGGGTGCACAGAAGGTTCTCCATGGTGCCGCGCTCGCGCTCGCGGGTGATGGCCAGGGCGGTGATGATCACCATGGTCATGGTGAGCACCACGCCCATGAGGCCGGGCACGATGTTGTACTTGGTCTCGATCTCCGGGTTGTAGAGCCTGTGGATGCGCAGGTCCACGGGGCCGGGCGACGGGCGCAAGGGGAGCAGCGGCCCGATGAGGTCGCGGTTGAGGGCGTCCCGGAAGAGGGCGTCCAGCGCGCCCAGCGCGAAGCCGGTGGCCGAGGGGTCGGCGGCGTCGGCCTCCACGAGCACGGTGGGCCGGTCGCCCCGGGCCACGAGGCGTCCGAAGTCCTGGGGGATGGTGAGCACGAACTGCACGCGCCCGGTGTCCAGAAGCTGGCGGGCCTCGGCCTCGGTGGAGATCACGTCGGTGACGCGGTAGTAGCGGCTGTTCTGGAGCGCCGCCGTCAGGGTGCGCGAGAACTCGGACTGGTCGTTGGAGAGCACGGCCAGGGGCAGGTTCTGGGGGTTGGCGTTGATGGCGAAGCCGAAGAGGATCAGCTGCATGAGCGGGATGCCGATCATCATGGCGAAGGTCAGGCGGTCGCGCCGCATCTGCACGAATTCCTTGACCACCATGGCCCAGAAGCGCCGGGGGCTGAAGCGGGTCACGGCTTCTTCCCCTTCAGGGACTGGTCCATGAGGCTGATGAACACCTCTTCGAGGCTCGTGGGCACCCTGGCGAAGCTCCAGGCCCCTCCGCGGAGGGGCGCGAGGGAGCGCTCCAGCAGGGCCGGATCCGGGCCGCTGACGTGCAGGGTGTTGCCGAAGTGGGCCACCTGCTCCACGCCCGGCAGGGGGCGCACGTCCCGGGCCAGGGCGTAGAGGTCGCCCCCGGTGGCCTCCCAGGTGGCCAGGCCGCGTCCGGCCACCACCTCCTCCACCGTGCCCTGCACGAGCAGGTCGCCATAGGCGATGTAGGCCAGGCGGTGGCAGCGCTCGGCCTCGTCCATGTAGTGGGTGGAGATGAGCGCCGTGAGGCCCTGTCCGGCCAGTTCGTGCACTTCGTCCCAGAAGTCCCGCCGGGCCTTTGGGTCCACGCCTGCGGTGGGCTCGTCCAGCAGCAGGAGCTCCGGGCCGTGGATCAGGCTCGCGGCCAGGGCCAGGCGCTGCTTCCAGCCTCCCGAGAGGTTCTGGGCCAGCTGCCCGGCGAAACGGCCCAGGCCCATGCGATCGATCATGCGCTCCACGGCCTCGCGGCGCTCCGGCACGCCGTAGACCCTGGCCATGAAATCCAGATTCTCGCGCACCGAGAGGTCGCCGTAGAGGCTGAAGCGCTGGGCCATGTAGCCCACGCGGGTCTTGATGCGCTCGGCGTCGCGCGTCAGGTCCAGGCCCAGGCACGTTCCCGCGCCCGCGTCGGGCCTGAGCAGGCCGCAGAGCATGCGGATGAAGGTGGTCTTGCCCGAGCCGTTGGGACCGAGGAACCCGAAGATCTCGCCCTTTTCCACGCGCAGCGAGAGGTTGTTCACCACCACCTTGCCCGAAAAGGCCTTGGTGACGCCCCGCACGTCGATGGCCGGGGCGGACCCGGGCCGAGCAGCCTGGAGCCCCGCCGCCGAGGCGGCGGAGGCCTGGGCGGTCTGTGCGACAGCGGTCCGCCCCGTCGCGGCGGACGTAGGCCCGGCGGCGCGGGCGCTCACTTCGCCGCTCCCAGGGCCACGCTCACCGGCTGGCCGGGCTTGAGGCCCTTGGATGTCTCGGGGTCGAAGCGCGCCTCCACCATGAACACCAGCTTCTCGCGGAAGCTCTGGCTGAAGATCACCGGGGGGGTGTACTCCACCTGGGGGAACACGAAGCTCACGCGGCCCTCCAGCACGGCGGGGCAGCCGTCGCAGGCCACGCGCACCGCGTCGCCCAGGTTCACCCTGCCCAGCTCGGCCTCGGGCAGGAAGAAGCGCACCTTCACGTTGCCGGGCGGCAGGAGCTTCACCACCGGGCTGCCAGCGGCCACCCACTCGCCCTTGTAGTGGAGCAGGTCGAAGACCAGGGCCTCCAGGGTGGCGGGCACGAGCTTCTGGTCGAGCATCCAAGCGGCCTGGTCCAGTTCGGCCTGGGCGGCGCGGACCTGGGCCTGGGCGGCCAGTATCTGGTCCACGCGCGAGCCGAGCTTTCCCGTGGCCAATTGGGCTTTCACGTCTGAGAGGCGTCCCTGGGCGTTGAGGAAGGCCGTGCGGGCGCGGTCGTAGTCCTCCTTGGCCACGGAGCCCGAGGAGAGCAGCGCGCCCCTGCGGTCCATCTCCAGCTTGGCCAGGGCCAGCTCGGCCTCGGACTGGGCGATGCGCGCCAGGATCTGGTCGATCTCCTCGGGGCGCAGGCCCTTCTTGAGGTCGTTCACGGTGTCCTGGGCGCGCCGGAGGTTGGCCTGGGCCTTGTCCACGCCCTGCTGCTCCAGGGCGTGCTCCAGGGTGAAGAGGCGCTGGCCCGGCCGCACACGGTCGCCCCGGGCCACGGGGAGATCGTCCAGGCGTCCGGCCAACTGGGTGGCCACGTAGACGAACTCGCCCTCCACGTAGCCCTGGTAGGGCATGGCGTCGGAGCGGGAGCAGGCGGCGCAGGCCAGGGCGGCCAGCAGGGCCAGGAACGGCGCGACGGCTCGCGGCGCGCCCCGCCGGGAGGGGCTGTCGGCGACGGAGCGCTCGATCGGCGCGGTCTGGAGGCAGGGGAACGTCGAGCGGCGGTTCATGCGTCCTCCCCTAGGGCTTTGCGGTAAAGTGTTTTCAGGTAGCTGGCCATGTCGGCCACGCCCGCGCTCCCGGCGGAGGGGGGGAAACCCTGGCCGCTGCGGGCCAGGCGCGCGCGCAGGGGCTGGGTGAGCCCCACGAGCACCAGAGGCCCCGCCAGCGAGAAGTAGGCGAGCACCGGGTCCAGCCCGGCGCGTCCGGCCACTCCGGCCACGGCCCCCATGATGCGCCCCAGGAGCGGCGTGACGCACGCGGGCAGGTTGCTCCCGCCCGAGGCCAGCTCCCAGGCCATGATGCGCGGCAGGCGCGGGTCGCGCTGGAAGGCTTCCGTCACGGCGTCGAGCACGGCCTCCAGGCGTTGGGCGTGTGAGCCGGGACGGGCCGTGCCCTGCTCGATGGAGCGGGCCAGGGCCTCGAACTGGGCCTGGAGCGTCAGTTCGTAGAGCCGGGCCTTGTCGCCCACGCGGTAGTAGAGCATGGCCTTGTTGAGCCCGGCGGCCCTGGCGATGGCCTCCACCCTGGCTCCGGCGAAGCCATGGGCCGCGAAGACGGTGGCGGCGGCGTCCAGGATGGCGGCCTCGGGGGCCTGGGGGGCTTCCTGCTGGGTCATGGAGGTTCCTTGGCGTTTAACCGTATCGCTTACCGGACTGTTTAACCAGATGGTTAACTGGTGTCAAGAGCAGATGACAAGGGCCGGAGGAGCGCCCCGGGGGGGGCGTCGGCCTCGGGGCGGGGCCATGCGCGGCGACTCCCCGCAGGCCGCGTTGCAAGGGGCAAGTCCAAGGCCTCGCGCATGGGCCGGCGGCTCCGCGCGTGGCTTGTCCCTGCCCCTGTCGGAGGGATTTGATCAGGCGGCGGGAGGCGACCGTAGCGGCGAGCCGTCTAGACCTTCACCTCGTAGCCCAGGTCCACCTGGTCGGCGCGCTGGCCGCCCCGGATGCCCCAGTTGTGGCGGGGCTCCTCGGCCACGTGCACGAACACGTCCCCGGCGGG contains:
- a CDS encoding TetR/AcrR family transcriptional regulator is translated as MTQQEAPQAPEAAILDAAATVFAAHGFAGARVEAIARAAGLNKAMLYYRVGDKARLYELTLQAQFEALARSIEQGTARPGSHAQRLEAVLDAVTEAFQRDPRLPRIMAWELASGGSNLPACVTPLLGRIMGAVAGVAGRAGLDPVLAYFSLAGPLVLVGLTQPLRARLARSGQGFPPSAGSAGVADMASYLKTLYRKALGEDA
- a CDS encoding HlyD family secretion protein, with translation MNRRSTFPCLQTAPIERSVADSPSRRGAPRAVAPFLALLAALACAACSRSDAMPYQGYVEGEFVYVATQLAGRLDDLPVARGDRVRPGQRLFTLEHALEQQGVDKAQANLRRAQDTVNDLKKGLRPEEIDQILARIAQSEAELALAKLEMDRRGALLSSGSVAKEDYDRARTAFLNAQGRLSDVKAQLATGKLGSRVDQILAAQAQVRAAQAELDQAAWMLDQKLVPATLEALVFDLLHYKGEWVAAGSPVVKLLPPGNVKVRFFLPEAELGRVNLGDAVRVACDGCPAVLEGRVSFVFPQVEYTPPVIFSQSFREKLVFMVEARFDPETSKGLKPGQPVSVALGAAK
- a CDS encoding ABC transporter ATP-binding protein; this encodes MDVRGVTKAFSGKVVVNNLSLRVEKGEIFGFLGPNGSGKTTFIRMLCGLLRPDAGAGTCLGLDLTRDAERIKTRVGYMAQRFSLYGDLSVRENLDFMARVYGVPERREAVERMIDRMGLGRFAGQLAQNLSGGWKQRLALAASLIHGPELLLLDEPTAGVDPKARRDFWDEVHELAGQGLTALISTHYMDEAERCHRLAYIAYGDLLVQGTVEEVVAGRGLATWEATGGDLYALARDVRPLPGVEQVAHFGNTLHVSGPDPALLERSLAPLRGGAWSFARVPTSLEEVFISLMDQSLKGKKP
- a CDS encoding DUF6311 domain-containing protein, with product MSHANAVTPTPSDRDAPLGIAGTLLALAAGLLAWAALGGWRILDPSGTGWLLQGDFAQHWLGWQFFRETPFWQLPLGRNDNWGLTIGSTVVFTDSIPLLALAFKAVSGWLPRHFQYFGLWTLGCLLLQALLGARLLRLLGADRPCAVLGAGFFALAPPLLFRLQGHMALAGQWLLLAALLLHLGRAFRPARWLALLAAALLTHAYLFAMVFAVFLADLARRALRREARAGRLAWTLAAALGLTAALMALVGYFAAGESGAGGFGVFRLNLNALFNPLDRWSAYLPRLADGYGDFEGFNYLGLGGMAALALALGLRLARGSRVGLPPLVPLAALCALLTLFALSDRVALGRTELLHIPLPALLEKLGATFRSSGRFFWVPFYALLALSLARVATALPPRAARTALALLLALQVADLRPGLASLDERFATPPAFATPLRSPFWEEAARPGGRLLRIPPENLPDDWIAFSLFAMDHSMKTNYGVFARVSEAKLLHFARTLADQALAGSLRAGSVNVFHNEALWAGLLNAGQAGFAGVVDGLRVFVPGPTAGREQAPDSPGSPGRTPDGVGSPGPRAHWPALDETGRSAALARVDVAQGQTTPFGSGEPGNVHLADGWHEPHPGGVWAAGRLSRLVFRMDPLPEGDLEVEIRARFFVMPGRHDAQVLEACLERDDGGRSSLRREIRDGAEQSVTLRVPRAHLERGRGLAAVRLEHLAPAPLSLTGTSASGRLISMEILSMAVRPAR
- a CDS encoding ABC transporter permease — its product is MVVKEFVQMRRDRLTFAMMIGIPLMQLILFGFAINANPQNLPLAVLSNDQSEFSRTLTAALQNSRYYRVTDVISTEAEARQLLDTGRVQFVLTIPQDFGRLVARGDRPTVLVEADAADPSATGFALGALDALFRDALNRDLIGPLLPLRPSPGPVDLRIHRLYNPEIETKYNIVPGLMGVVLTMTMVIITALAITRERERGTMENLLCTPVRPFEVMAGKILPYIVVGYIQMGLIILASRVIFQVPVLGSLPLLLVVSILFIAANLAVGITFSTVAQNQLQAMQMAFFFFLPSILLSGFMFPFRGMPEWAQWLGSVLPLTHYLRIVRGIVLKGSGLADIAPELWPMAAFLVVMMTVAVKRYRQTLD